ATGCCTAGAATTGTGACCGGCAACCCTGCACCTCCTGTTGTAAACGATGCAAAACTTGTCAGGATAGTAAAAGAAGGCATGTCCCAAACAATTGGAGCAAACAATCTTGTTGAGATAGAAAAAGTTATGGGAGCGGAAGATTTTGCACGCTATCTGCAAATCGTGCCGGGAGCGCTGTTCCGCCTTGGGGTAAGCCCTGCTGATAAGCCAACCGGAGAACTCCACACTTCCAAAATGAAACCTGAATTTCATAGAACATGGATGACCGGTGTTGAGGCCATGACAGGCGGCGTGATTTATTTAATGAACAATTTAAAATAAAAAAATCCCCGAAAACTTCGGGGATTTTTTTATAGAGCTATAGAGATTCAATATAATTATTCATCTCTTGAAGATGCTTTTCAATATCCTCAAAAAGAGTCAGCTGCGCCATTGTTCTATCATAGTTGTGACGCGGATACTTAATCTTATAATATGTATCTCCGTTTAGATAATCTGCAAGAAAGCGGACTGTCTGCATGTAAGTCATCATTGCGCCTCCAAAAGGAAGAAGCTCTTTCTCACGCTGGGTAAGAAAAGATTTTGTCCCCTCCAGATATCCCTTTGCAAAAGACTGGAATACAGGCATATTCAGACGCACCTTGGTAAGGTCTTTATCATCTTCAGCTCCGCAGTTTCCCGCAGTTCTAATGAAGTCTCCAAAATCTGAAAGCACAGTTGAAGGCATCACAGTGTCCAAATCTATAACGCACAGAAAGCTGTCATCTTTTGCATCAAACAGCATGTTGTTGACTTTGGTGTCACAGTGTGCCAGGCGAGTAGGAAGCTTACCGGCCTCTTGCTCATTCTGCGCAACGCACATTTTATCTGCCGCTGCAAGCACCTTATCTATAATAGGTTTCATCTCCAAAACTCTGCCGGCAGTATCAGCTGCAATTGCAGCATCCAGCTCACCCAGGCGGAATTTTAGATTATGAAAGTTCACGATAGATGCCCCAACTTTTCCGGCAGGAATGTCTGAAAGCATCCCCTCAAAATCTCCAAAAGATTTCCCTGTCAGATAAGCAAACTCCGGGGTTACTGCCTCATAACTCTTTGAGTCTTTAATAAATACAGAAAGTCTCCAATACTTGCCGTCCACGCAAACATAAGTTTTTGGCTCTGCTTTTCCGCACCCGCAGCTGCAAGATTGACCGTCGCGAGTCTTAATAAATTGCAACGCTTTGCGTTTAATATCTTTCTCTCCGCGCGCACGCAGCTTCTCTCTAATGTGGTCAGTGACAATCTCTATATTGCGCTGCAGCAATTCTACATCGGGGAAAATTGCATTGTTAATTCTTTGCAATACATAGTCATCGCACTCAGGTTCAGCAGTACGGACAATGAAAGTATCATTAATTAGTCCGTTGCCCAATGCCTTTGGTTCACAGAGTGTTCCTTGCGTGTTAAATTGCGCCAATATTTGTTTCCAGTTATCCATCACCATATATATATTTTTTTTTATAATACAAGGTTTATTGCCGCGCTTCGCTCTGGCTTACTTCTCGCTAATGATTTTCTGAAGAAAATCATTGCTCGTACGAAACGCACTCGCTTAGCCGCTGGCAATAAACCTTGTATATAAGTAACTTAAAATTATTTCTTTGCCGGTTTACGAATCTTATAACCGTAATAAGCATACCACAAAATGAACAAATAGCAAGGAAGAGCAATCCAATAAGACTGCTGAATAGCCGTAGCCTTATCCATGTGATGACTTACAAGAATATTGCTAATCCACCCAAATATCTGAGGCACAACAGCTCCGCCAAATATGGTAACTACCAGCAGAGCGCCGCCCTGTTTTGTAAACTTGCCAAGGTCTGCCATTGCAAGAGGCCAAATTGCAGGCCATATAAGTGAGCATGCAAGTGCAATTGAAGGGACAAACCAAATAGAAGTTTGAACCGGTGTAAGCACTGTCAGGAAAGTTCCAAGTATTGCAAGCCATGAGCAAATCTTAAGTGCTCCTGCCTGTGATAATGGTTTAGGAATCAAAGCAATACCAATTATATATCCGATTACCATTCCAATGGACGGCAGCCATGAATACTGTTCTGCATTTGCAAGTCCAAGAGTGTTTGCAAAGTCAACGGAAGTCTCCAATGCAAGAGTCTCAACACCTACATATAAGAACAATGCAACGCATCCAAGTACAAGGTGAGGGAACTGCCATATAGAAGTTTTGTCTGCAGCGTATGGGCAATCTTGCTCATGACCCTCTTCCTCTCCGGTTGCCTTAATTTCCTCTAGCGGAGCAAATAAAACCAGAACTCCAAGTACCAGGAAAATTGCCGCAATCCAATAGAACGGAGTGATGACATCATTAACGCCCGCCTCAGCAATAGGTTTTCCTACAAGCCACGCAATAAACAGAGTAGCAATAGGATATGAAATCTTGTTGCAGATTCCCATTATGCTTATTCTTCTTGCGCCGCTCTCTATGGGACCAAGAATTGTGATGTAAGGATTAATTGCCGCCTGCTCTACGGTATTGCCTAATCCGCAAACAAAAGATGCAAACAAGAACATCCCAAGATTTTTCATTTTTGCAGCAGCCGCAAATAGAACAAAGCTGATAGCAAAAATCACAAATGCAAGCGCCATTGTTTTCTTATATCCAATTTTTCTTATCACCCATCCTGCCGGATATCCAAAAATAAGGAACGCGGAGAAAGTCACAAAGATAATCAGATAAGAGGCTCCCTTAGAGACACTTAGAGACTTCTGCAAAAGAGGAATCAAATATGAATTCAACCCCAATGCAAACCCTACCGTAAAGAATAGAAATCCTATACAGGCAAGAGGAATGATGTAATTTTTTTTCTGACTCATATACTTTAAGTTTAAAGATTATTCTAATCGAGAATTTTTTAACGCTTATAATTTTTCTCTTTTATTATCCCGACAGTTATTTGCCTGAGTGGAATTTTATCAGCCCCTCCATTGGAGCCTGAATAATATTTCCAAGTTTCATATTATACTCATCAGCAGCTTTTTGCAGGATGTTCTTATAATAATATCCTACGGAACCGACGCAGTTGAAAGAGTACTTCATGTAATCTGGATAATGGCTTATAATGTTTTTGAACAAAGCAATAAATGCGTTGTATACTAGCTTGTAAAAATAGTTGCCATCTTTAACATTGGCAGAGATAACCTTGCTGAATCTTGCGCAGAACCTGTTTGGGAAAGGCTTTGTATATATCTCATCTATAAGCTGGTCGCCATTCAGAGGACAATAATCCTGAAAAATTTTGCGCGCCTCTTTTGGCATATCTCCGCGGATAAAATCACAAATAAATCTCTTGCCAAGATAGGCTCCGCTCCCTTCATCTCCCAAAATAAATCCAAGAGAATCTATATTCATTGTGACCTTTTTGCCGTCATAAATGCATGAATTTGTGCCGGTTCCAAGAATGGCCGCAAATCCCGGCTCATGTTGCAGCAATGCACGCGCAGAACCAAGAAGGTCCATTGCCATGTTAACCTTAGCATTAGGGAAAACATTTACCAGGCACTCCGTCATAAAACCATACTGCAGCTCCGTGACACCGGCTCCGTAAAAATCAATCTCCTCAACTTCATCTGCCGGAAAGTTCTGAGGGACAGCAGCTCCCACAGACTTAACAATATCGGGTCCGCTGAT
The window above is part of the Bacteroidales bacterium genome. Proteins encoded here:
- a CDS encoding N-acetylglucosamine kinase, which gives rise to MILIADSGATKTDWCALDKKGTGKPIFFKSEGYNPNYISGPDIVKSVGAAVPQNFPADEVEEIDFYGAGVTELQYGFMTECLVNVFPNAKVNMAMDLLGSARALLQHEPGFAAILGTGTNSCIYDGKKVTMNIDSLGFILGDEGSGAYLGKRFICDFIRGDMPKEARKIFQDYCPLNGDQLIDEIYTKPFPNRFCARFSKVISANVKDGNYFYKLVYNAFIALFKNIISHYPDYMKYSFNCVGSVGYYYKNILQKAADEYNMKLGNIIQAPMEGLIKFHSGK
- a CDS encoding aminoglycoside phosphotransferase family protein is translated as MDNWKQILAQFNTQGTLCEPKALGNGLINDTFIVRTAEPECDDYVLQRINNAIFPDVELLQRNIEIVTDHIREKLRARGEKDIKRKALQFIKTRDGQSCSCGCGKAEPKTYVCVDGKYWRLSVFIKDSKSYEAVTPEFAYLTGKSFGDFEGMLSDIPAGKVGASIVNFHNLKFRLGELDAAIAADTAGRVLEMKPIIDKVLAAADKMCVAQNEQEAGKLPTRLAHCDTKVNNMLFDAKDDSFLCVIDLDTVMPSTVLSDFGDFIRTAGNCGAEDDKDLTKVRLNMPVFQSFAKGYLEGTKSFLTQREKELLPFGGAMMTYMQTVRFLADYLNGDTYYKIKYPRHNYDRTMAQLTLFEDIEKHLQEMNNYIESL
- the gluP gene encoding glucose/galactose MFS transporter, whose translation is MSQKKNYIIPLACIGFLFFTVGFALGLNSYLIPLLQKSLSVSKGASYLIIFVTFSAFLIFGYPAGWVIRKIGYKKTMALAFVIFAISFVLFAAAAKMKNLGMFLFASFVCGLGNTVEQAAINPYITILGPIESGARRISIMGICNKISYPIATLFIAWLVGKPIAEAGVNDVITPFYWIAAIFLVLGVLVLFAPLEEIKATGEEEGHEQDCPYAADKTSIWQFPHLVLGCVALFLYVGVETLALETSVDFANTLGLANAEQYSWLPSIGMVIGYIIGIALIPKPLSQAGALKICSWLAILGTFLTVLTPVQTSIWFVPSIALACSLIWPAIWPLAMADLGKFTKQGGALLVVTIFGGAVVPQIFGWISNILVSHHMDKATAIQQSYWIALPCYLFILWYAYYGYKIRKPAKK